The following proteins come from a genomic window of Mycobacterium sp. DL:
- a CDS encoding bifunctional adenosylcobinamide kinase/adenosylcobinamide-phosphate guanylyltransferase — protein MRILVTGGVRSGKSRHAEGLLSGAGAVTYVAPGRPADGNDPDWDARVARHRAARPAHWTTVETANVAAAVADARDAVLVDCLGTWLVALMDAAQLWDAPYEEMHDAVTARIDQLCDALAASPEAVVVTNEVGLGVVPSHRSGMLFRDLLGILNQRVAAVCDEVHLVIAGRVLKI, from the coding sequence GTGAGGATCCTGGTCACCGGCGGCGTTCGCTCCGGCAAGTCCCGGCACGCCGAAGGGTTGCTCAGCGGCGCGGGCGCGGTGACCTATGTCGCGCCCGGCCGGCCGGCGGACGGAAACGATCCGGATTGGGACGCGCGGGTGGCCCGTCACCGCGCCGCCCGTCCGGCGCACTGGACGACGGTGGAGACCGCGAACGTCGCCGCAGCGGTGGCAGACGCGCGTGACGCCGTGCTCGTCGACTGCCTCGGTACCTGGCTGGTCGCCCTGATGGACGCCGCACAGCTGTGGGACGCGCCCTACGAGGAGATGCACGACGCGGTCACCGCGCGGATCGACCAGCTGTGCGACGCGCTGGCCGCGTCACCCGAGGCGGTCGTGGTGACCAACGAGGTCGGTCTCGGTGTGGTGCCGTCGCACCGGTCCGGCATGCTCTTTCGTGACCTGCTGGGCATCCTCAATCAGCGCGTCGCCGCGGTCTGCGACGAAGTGCACCTGGTGATCGCAGGCCGGGTACTGAAGATCTGA
- the bluB gene encoding 5,6-dimethylbenzimidazole synthase — protein MTASALYDVINRRRDTRAEFTGEQIAADVMERVLLAAHAAPSVGMSQPWDFVLVRSPDTLRAFRDHVALEREAFADVLTGERADTFSRIKIEGICESGLGIVVGYDPTRGGPQVLGRHAIPDAGLYSVVCAIQNLWLAATVEGLGVGWVSFYREDFLRSLVDMPVHVRPVAWLCVGHVADLPEVPDLERHGWRRRSSLATVLHEERYRPR, from the coding sequence ATGACCGCGAGCGCGCTGTACGACGTGATCAACCGGCGTCGCGACACACGCGCTGAATTCACCGGTGAGCAGATCGCCGCTGACGTCATGGAGCGGGTGCTGCTGGCCGCCCACGCCGCACCGTCGGTCGGCATGTCACAGCCGTGGGACTTCGTCCTGGTCCGATCACCGGACACCCTGCGGGCGTTCCGCGACCACGTGGCGCTCGAGCGCGAGGCGTTCGCCGACGTACTGACCGGGGAGCGCGCCGACACGTTCTCGCGAATCAAGATCGAGGGCATCTGCGAATCCGGTCTCGGCATCGTGGTCGGCTACGACCCGACGCGGGGCGGACCGCAGGTCCTCGGCCGGCACGCGATTCCCGACGCAGGGCTGTACTCGGTCGTCTGCGCCATCCAGAACCTTTGGCTCGCAGCAACTGTCGAGGGACTCGGCGTCGGCTGGGTGTCGTTCTACCGCGAGGATTTCCTGCGCTCGCTGGTGGACATGCCCGTGCATGTGCGCCCCGTTGCGTGGCTCTGCGTCGGCCATGTCGCCGACCTCCCTGAGGTTCCCGACCTCGAGCGCCACGGCTGGCGCCGGCGTTCCTCGCTGGCGACCGTGCTGCACGAGGAGCGCTACCGGCCGCGCTGA
- the cobM gene encoding precorrin-4 C(11)-methyltransferase — protein MDDDRAVQFVGAGPGAADLLTVRATRLLARADTVLYPGSYLDADVLANCSPDATLVDTEHLDLDTIVGHLIDGYRADRSVVRLVSGDPSVYSAVSEQTRRLDAAGVPWSVTPGVPAYAAAAARVGRELTVPLVAQSVVLTRTQQRSTAMPQTESLAAFAATRSTLVLHLAITRTRELMAELAADYGPDCPVVVVYRASQPEEQVLRGTVATIADAVEAAGLRQAAVILVGRALAGKPDPDAGESYLYDPARDRSLKRQEGLR, from the coding sequence ATGGACGACGACCGTGCGGTGCAGTTCGTCGGGGCCGGCCCCGGCGCTGCGGACCTGCTGACCGTCCGTGCCACCCGACTGCTGGCCCGGGCTGACACCGTCCTCTACCCCGGCAGTTACCTCGACGCCGACGTCCTCGCGAACTGCTCACCGGACGCCACCCTGGTCGATACCGAGCATCTCGACCTCGACACCATCGTCGGTCACCTGATCGACGGCTACCGGGCCGACCGCAGCGTGGTGCGCTTGGTGTCGGGTGATCCATCGGTGTATTCGGCGGTCTCCGAGCAGACCCGCCGGCTCGACGCGGCCGGGGTGCCGTGGTCGGTGACGCCCGGTGTGCCCGCCTACGCCGCCGCCGCGGCGCGGGTCGGTCGCGAACTGACCGTTCCGCTGGTCGCCCAGTCGGTGGTGCTGACCCGCACGCAGCAGCGCTCCACCGCGATGCCGCAGACCGAGTCGCTGGCCGCATTCGCCGCGACCCGTTCCACGTTGGTGTTGCATCTGGCGATCACCCGGACCCGCGAACTGATGGCGGAGCTTGCTGCGGACTACGGCCCCGACTGCCCCGTCGTCGTGGTGTACCGCGCGTCCCAGCCAGAGGAACAGGTGCTGCGGGGCACGGTCGCCACGATCGCCGACGCGGTCGAGGCGGCCGGATTACGCCAGGCCGCAGTGATTCTTGTCGGCCGGGCACTGGCCGGGAAACCCGATCCCGACGCCGGGGAGAGCTATCTCTACGACCCGGCGCGCGATCGTTCGCTGAAGCGCCAAGAGGGCCTGCGATGA
- a CDS encoding LacI family DNA-binding transcriptional regulator, whose product MADVAERAGVSRTLVSFILDGKPGASEETRQRVLAIAEEIGYRPDSAARLLAQGRSRTLGVMTDVRQLFQSELVTHIYPAAERLGYEVLLSANLPDRTEGRVVDSLLSHRCGALVLLGPNAETEFFTELAHKVPVVVACRRLPGRGAGTMLSTVRTNDAKGIRQAIDYLVTLGHRAIHHVDGGTDPGSADRRRAYKAAMRVHGLASEVRIIAGAHNEDAGAAAAREMLSETVLPTAVLAGNDRCALGILDVFTRAGVDVPRDVSLIGYDDTRLSENPRIDLTTIHQDAHEIACSSVELAVQMLVEGPSRAADVVLEPTLIVRGTTGPPRA is encoded by the coding sequence ATGGCCGACGTCGCCGAACGCGCCGGGGTGTCGCGCACCCTGGTGTCGTTCATCCTCGACGGCAAGCCGGGCGCCAGCGAGGAGACCCGGCAGCGGGTCCTGGCGATCGCCGAGGAGATCGGTTACCGCCCCGACTCCGCTGCGCGACTCCTGGCCCAGGGACGCAGCCGCACCCTGGGCGTCATGACCGACGTCCGGCAGTTGTTCCAGTCCGAGTTGGTGACGCATATCTACCCCGCTGCCGAACGGCTGGGCTACGAGGTCCTGCTGTCGGCCAACCTCCCCGACCGGACCGAGGGCAGAGTCGTCGACTCGTTGCTCAGCCACCGGTGTGGAGCACTTGTGCTGCTCGGCCCCAATGCGGAAACGGAGTTCTTCACGGAACTGGCGCACAAGGTTCCGGTGGTGGTGGCCTGTCGACGGCTGCCCGGAAGGGGCGCAGGCACAATGCTGTCCACGGTGCGAACGAACGACGCCAAAGGGATCCGACAGGCGATCGACTATCTGGTCACGCTCGGACACCGGGCCATCCACCACGTCGACGGCGGCACCGATCCCGGTTCCGCCGACCGGCGACGCGCCTACAAGGCGGCGATGCGGGTCCACGGCCTGGCATCTGAGGTCAGGATCATCGCCGGAGCGCACAACGAAGACGCCGGCGCCGCGGCAGCGCGGGAGATGCTCTCCGAGACCGTGTTGCCCACCGCCGTGCTGGCCGGCAACGACCGCTGCGCTCTGGGCATTCTCGACGTCTTCACCCGCGCCGGTGTCGACGTTCCGCGCGACGTCTCGCTGATCGGTTACGACGACACCCGACTGTCCGAGAACCCTCGCATCGACCTGACCACCATCCACCAGGATGCCCATGAGATCGCCTGCAGCAGCGTCGAACTGGCGGTGCAGATGCTTGTCGAAGGCCCGTCGCGCGCAGCAGACGTCGTGCTGGAGCCCACGCTGATCGTCCGCGGGACGACAGGGCCTCCGCGCGCCTGA
- a CDS encoding sugar porter family MFS transporter → MSVHDAPAPPGRFLTKLTVIATLGGLLFGYDTGVISGALLYMKDDLQLSAFGEATVVSSLLFPGAAFGALFGGRVADRIGRKRTLLVCAGLFLVGAIGCALAPNVQIMVAARIVLGLGVGAAAVTCPLYLAEMAPADRRGRMVTINELMIVTGQMLAFATNALLDQLIQDPHVWRTMLGVASIPAIALLVGMLVLPDSPRWYAAKNRLPEARKVLSLSRTPRDAEIEYAVIADHTSHMLKTTTTPFSVIRDVPWIRRIVLIGCGLAIVQQATGINTVNYYAPTILEQSGLGVSAALVATIAVGVTSVITTIIGIILLGYIGRRTMLLIGFAGVAASQAALAAAFLLPASTTRSYVILACMVVFVGFVQMFIGTCVWLLLSEIFPLSVRGFAMGIAVFVLWCTNAAISFAFPLLNNALGSTGTFALFVMVNIGSWFFVRRLVPETKGTSLEELEERLEAEGADPHAPPSHPERTSV, encoded by the coding sequence ATGTCCGTCCACGACGCGCCCGCCCCGCCGGGCCGGTTCCTGACGAAGCTGACGGTCATCGCCACCCTCGGCGGCCTGCTGTTCGGCTACGACACCGGCGTGATCTCCGGGGCACTGCTGTACATGAAGGACGACCTGCAGTTGTCCGCGTTCGGCGAGGCCACCGTGGTCAGTTCCCTGCTGTTCCCGGGCGCGGCCTTCGGTGCACTCTTCGGCGGCCGCGTCGCCGACAGAATCGGCCGCAAGCGCACCCTGCTGGTGTGCGCCGGCCTGTTCCTCGTCGGCGCGATCGGCTGCGCACTGGCCCCGAACGTCCAGATCATGGTCGCCGCACGCATCGTCCTCGGCCTCGGCGTGGGTGCGGCCGCCGTCACCTGCCCGCTGTATCTGGCGGAGATGGCGCCCGCGGACCGGCGTGGCCGCATGGTCACCATCAACGAGTTGATGATCGTGACCGGTCAGATGCTGGCCTTCGCCACCAACGCCCTGCTCGACCAGCTGATCCAGGACCCGCATGTGTGGCGGACCATGCTCGGGGTGGCCTCGATCCCCGCCATCGCGCTGCTCGTCGGAATGCTCGTCCTTCCGGACTCACCACGCTGGTACGCGGCGAAGAACCGACTTCCTGAGGCCCGGAAAGTGCTGTCCCTGAGCAGAACACCGCGTGACGCCGAGATCGAGTACGCGGTGATCGCCGACCACACCAGTCACATGCTCAAGACCACCACCACTCCGTTCTCGGTGATCCGCGACGTGCCCTGGATACGGCGGATCGTGCTGATCGGGTGTGGTCTCGCCATCGTTCAACAGGCCACCGGCATCAACACGGTCAACTACTACGCACCCACGATTTTGGAACAGAGCGGCCTGGGTGTCAGCGCCGCATTGGTGGCCACCATCGCCGTCGGCGTGACGTCGGTGATCACCACGATCATCGGCATCATCCTGCTCGGCTACATCGGTCGTCGCACCATGCTGCTCATCGGCTTCGCCGGGGTGGCCGCCTCCCAAGCCGCTCTGGCCGCGGCATTCCTGTTGCCCGCTTCCACGACCCGCAGCTACGTGATCCTGGCCTGCATGGTGGTCTTCGTCGGTTTCGTGCAGATGTTCATCGGAACCTGCGTGTGGCTGCTGCTCTCGGAGATCTTCCCGCTGTCGGTCCGCGGGTTCGCGATGGGCATCGCGGTCTTTGTGCTGTGGTGCACCAACGCGGCCATCTCGTTCGCGTTCCCGCTGCTGAACAACGCCTTGGGCTCTACCGGAACCTTCGCGCTGTTCGTCATGGTCAACATCGGGTCGTGGTTCTTCGTTCGACGCCTTGTCCCCGAGACCAAGGGCACCTCGCTGGAGGAACTCGAAGAGCGCCTCGAAGCCGAGGGAGCCGACCCTCACGCCCCACCGTCACACCCCGAAAGGACCTCTGTATGA
- a CDS encoding sugar phosphate isomerase/epimerase, with protein sequence MSTIRVGSAPDSWGVWFPDDPQQTPYTRFLDEVAASGYEWIELGPYGYLPTDPDKLSDELAARGLKLSAGTVFEHLHQDDSWSAVWKQIEDVAKLTAAVGGTHVVVIPEMWRDPATGAVLEDRNLTDEQWGKKTGGMNDLGKAMFETYGVRAQYHPHADSHVDTEGNVYRFLDGTDSRYVNLCLDTGHISYCGGDNIAIIRRAPERIGYLHLKQVDPEVRARVEAEDLPFGEAVKLGAMTEPPLGIPEMPPLLAEIEKLGIDVFAIVEQDMYPCEVDAPLPIATRTRKYLGACGIPAIRFN encoded by the coding sequence ATGAGCACCATTCGTGTTGGATCCGCACCCGACTCATGGGGGGTGTGGTTTCCCGATGACCCGCAGCAGACGCCGTACACACGATTCCTCGACGAGGTGGCCGCGTCCGGCTACGAGTGGATCGAGCTCGGACCCTACGGCTATCTGCCCACCGATCCCGACAAATTGTCCGACGAGCTCGCGGCGCGCGGGCTGAAACTGTCGGCCGGCACCGTGTTCGAGCACCTGCACCAGGACGACTCGTGGTCGGCGGTGTGGAAGCAGATCGAGGACGTCGCGAAGCTCACCGCCGCGGTGGGTGGCACGCATGTGGTCGTCATCCCCGAGATGTGGCGCGACCCGGCAACCGGTGCGGTCCTCGAAGACCGCAACCTCACCGACGAGCAGTGGGGCAAGAAGACCGGCGGGATGAACGACCTCGGCAAGGCAATGTTCGAAACATACGGTGTCCGTGCGCAATACCATCCGCACGCCGACTCCCACGTCGATACCGAGGGCAACGTCTACCGGTTCCTCGACGGCACCGACAGCCGGTACGTCAACCTGTGCCTGGACACCGGCCACATCTCGTACTGCGGCGGTGACAACATCGCGATCATCCGGCGCGCTCCCGAGCGCATCGGATACCTGCACCTCAAGCAGGTCGACCCCGAAGTGCGTGCCAGAGTCGAAGCCGAAGACCTGCCATTCGGCGAGGCGGTGAAACTCGGCGCGATGACCGAACCGCCGCTGGGCATTCCCGAGATGCCGCCGCTGCTCGCCGAGATCGAGAAACTCGGCATCGACGTGTTCGCGATCGTCGAGCAGGACATGTACCCCTGCGAGGTCGACGCACCTCTGCCCATCGCCACCCGCACCCGAAAGTATCTGGGCGCGTGTGGCATTCCGGCCATCCGCTTCAACTGA
- a CDS encoding Gfo/Idh/MocA family oxidoreductase yields MTELRVAVLGVGLIGAQHVDRIHRRIKGARVAVVNDYVAEKAEQLAAGIDGCRAVSDPLDAIADPEVDAVVLATPGPTHEKQLLTCLEHGKPVLCEKPLTTDVETSLEVVKREAELGRRLIQVGFMRRFDDEYAALRAMIEAGELGEPLVMHCAHRNPAVPQSFTSEMVVRDSLVHEIDVARFLFGEEVTSIQMVKPAANPSAPDGLADPQIAILRTAGGKHVDVELFVTTGIAYEVRTEVVGEKGSAMIGLDVNLIRKSAPGSWGGAVTPSFKERFGRAFDTEIQRWVDAVQQGSATGNYTDGPGAWDGYAATAVCEAGVESLHSGLPVQVALADRTTIEGA; encoded by the coding sequence ATGACCGAACTACGCGTAGCAGTCTTGGGTGTCGGGCTGATCGGTGCCCAGCACGTGGACCGGATCCACCGCCGTATCAAGGGCGCCAGGGTTGCGGTCGTCAACGACTACGTGGCCGAGAAGGCCGAACAGCTCGCCGCGGGCATCGACGGCTGCCGTGCGGTGTCGGATCCACTCGACGCGATCGCCGACCCGGAGGTTGATGCTGTGGTGCTCGCAACGCCGGGGCCCACCCACGAGAAGCAGTTGCTGACATGCCTTGAACACGGCAAACCGGTGCTGTGCGAGAAGCCGCTGACCACCGACGTCGAGACCTCGCTGGAGGTGGTCAAACGCGAAGCCGAGTTGGGCCGCAGGCTGATTCAGGTCGGTTTCATGCGCCGCTTCGACGACGAATACGCCGCGCTGCGCGCCATGATCGAAGCAGGTGAGCTCGGCGAGCCACTGGTGATGCACTGCGCCCACCGCAACCCTGCAGTGCCCCAGAGTTTCACCAGCGAGATGGTGGTGCGTGACTCGCTGGTGCACGAGATCGATGTCGCCCGTTTCCTGTTCGGTGAAGAAGTCACGTCCATCCAGATGGTGAAACCGGCGGCGAACCCGTCGGCGCCGGACGGGCTCGCCGATCCGCAGATCGCGATCCTGCGGACCGCCGGCGGCAAGCACGTCGACGTCGAACTCTTCGTCACCACAGGGATCGCCTACGAGGTGCGGACCGAGGTCGTCGGCGAGAAGGGCAGCGCGATGATCGGTTTGGACGTCAACCTGATCCGCAAGAGCGCGCCCGGTTCGTGGGGCGGCGCCGTCACTCCGAGCTTCAAGGAACGGTTCGGCCGGGCCTTCGACACCGAGATCCAGCGGTGGGTCGACGCAGTGCAGCAGGGGAGTGCGACCGGAAATTACACCGACGGGCCCGGTGCCTGGGACGGATACGCCGCGACGGCGGTCTGTGAGGCCGGCGTCGAATCCCTCCACAGCGGACTTCCGGTGCAGGTCGCCCTTGCCGACCGCACCACCATCGAGGGGGCCTGA
- a CDS encoding sugar phosphate isomerase/epimerase family protein: MKVALDPTPFHHDYSLLELPRVVAELGYEYLQLTPHRDFIPFFNHPRADDALVAKFRGACADAGVGIASVLPVLRWSGPDEDAREAAVRNWKRVVQITVDLGVNVINTEFSGRPERAEESERAFFRSMEELVPIFEREGIDVRIDPHPDDFVEDGMEALRIIRGVNSPNIGMVFVACHSFHMGGSMAEIMDAAGDKLRLVHVADTMDHHRSHGLRYITNPPGNPVRVHQHLKIGDGDVDWDEFFSGLGRLGFYDRDDTVMVSSVFAEDETAHDVSRYQLKTITDYITKHH; the protein is encoded by the coding sequence ATGAAGGTTGCGTTGGATCCGACGCCGTTTCATCATGATTACTCGTTGTTGGAGTTGCCGCGGGTGGTGGCGGAGTTGGGCTATGAGTATCTGCAGTTGACTCCGCATCGGGATTTCATTCCGTTCTTCAACCATCCACGTGCTGATGATGCGTTGGTGGCGAAGTTCCGCGGCGCGTGCGCGGATGCCGGTGTCGGGATTGCCTCGGTGTTGCCGGTGCTGCGGTGGTCGGGCCCGGACGAGGATGCCCGTGAGGCGGCGGTGCGCAATTGGAAGCGGGTTGTGCAGATCACGGTGGATCTGGGTGTCAATGTGATCAACACCGAGTTCTCCGGTCGCCCGGAGCGCGCCGAGGAATCCGAGCGGGCGTTCTTCCGGTCGATGGAAGAACTGGTGCCGATCTTCGAGCGGGAGGGCATCGATGTGCGCATCGATCCGCACCCGGATGATTTCGTCGAGGACGGCATGGAGGCGCTACGCATCATCCGCGGGGTGAACTCGCCGAACATCGGGATGGTGTTCGTGGCCTGTCACAGCTTCCACATGGGCGGTTCGATGGCCGAGATCATGGACGCGGCGGGGGACAAGCTGCGGTTGGTCCATGTCGCGGACACGATGGATCATCACCGCAGTCATGGGTTGCGCTACATCACCAACCCGCCGGGTAATCCGGTGCGGGTGCATCAGCACCTCAAGATCGGCGACGGCGATGTGGACTGGGATGAGTTCTTCTCCGGTCTGGGCCGGCTCGGCTTCTACGACCGCGATGACACCGTGATGGTCTCCAGCGTCTTCGCCGAGGACGAGACCGCCCACGACGTCTCCCGGTACCAACTCAAAACCATCACCGACTACATCACCAAACACCACTGA
- a CDS encoding LysR substrate-binding domain-containing protein, which produces MVEVREARYFIAVAEELNFGRAAERLQMSQPPLSSSVKAIEKRLGVLLLNRTTRHVVLTSAGSVFLDRCRRVVAAADDAESAARMAAEGQLGELRIGAVTTAFTHVLPKALATHSRSRPGVEISVREVDTHLGSELLQRREIDIAVVRHGPARAWLRHVTLSSEPFVLAAPIGWDLPRGLQSDLSKAAELPWVWIPRSGTPDYHDQVAACCRNAGFSPHAKHLALSINSQLAMVAAGLGVALVPTSSAAGQDGINTVRVRSPLTIAMSALFRTDADLLVAEFVDALADAAR; this is translated from the coding sequence ATGGTTGAGGTTCGCGAGGCCCGGTACTTCATCGCAGTCGCCGAGGAGCTGAACTTCGGCAGGGCCGCCGAACGCCTTCAAATGTCCCAACCACCGCTGTCGTCGTCGGTCAAGGCGATCGAGAAGCGCCTCGGTGTGCTGCTGTTGAACAGAACAACACGGCATGTCGTGCTCACGTCGGCGGGCAGCGTGTTCCTCGACCGGTGCCGTCGGGTGGTGGCCGCAGCGGATGACGCCGAGTCGGCAGCCCGGATGGCTGCCGAGGGCCAGCTCGGTGAGCTGCGGATCGGAGCGGTGACAACCGCATTCACCCACGTCCTGCCGAAAGCTCTGGCCACTCACTCCCGTTCGCGACCGGGTGTCGAAATCAGCGTGCGCGAAGTCGACACCCACCTCGGCTCAGAGTTGCTGCAGCGCCGCGAGATCGACATCGCGGTCGTCCGCCACGGCCCGGCCCGCGCCTGGCTGCGGCACGTCACCCTTTCCAGCGAACCATTCGTCCTCGCCGCCCCCATCGGCTGGGATCTGCCGCGCGGCCTTCAGTCAGATCTGTCGAAGGCCGCCGAACTGCCGTGGGTCTGGATACCGCGTTCGGGCACGCCCGACTACCACGATCAGGTCGCGGCCTGCTGCCGCAACGCCGGATTCTCGCCTCACGCCAAACATCTGGCGTTGTCGATCAACAGTCAGCTCGCGATGGTCGCCGCCGGACTCGGGGTCGCCCTGGTCCCCACGAGTTCGGCTGCCGGGCAAGACGGCATCAACACTGTCCGGGTCCGGTCACCACTCACGATCGCGATGAGCGCACTGTTCCGGACCGATGCGGACCTTCTCGTCGCTGAATTCGTTGATGCACTGGCCGATGCGGCACGCTGA
- a CDS encoding MFS transporter, protein MLIPALAPVSVERRLVLGLWCVGLAAFAAMYAPQGLLPQIAREMSVDASQAALLISAATLGLAVSVLPWAWVADRFGLRSAMRTAAAAAAVCAVVVPFSQTFEMLLAGRLIHGVALGGIPALAMTLSHDLASPARAATVAGSYVAATSVGGLGGRLFAVPAADHWGWRTGLLVLGIAVAVLMVTMICLLPRPDAAPRGRGTVDSLVTHLRDPGMWPILIVGMLLSGAMMTVFNYLPFRLAGAPYELAPTAISLVFLTYLGGTAGSRAAGRLGGRFGPTVVLGAAGVTIALGAAVTLSGSLVVIISGVAVLTTAFFVGHAVASSMVAARAERGRSQATALYTIGYYAGSSVFGWLGGVAWSGGQWMAVASAVMLLGVLTTVFAAASVRRGGQTDTEMPSAALTRAA, encoded by the coding sequence GTGTTGATCCCCGCCCTCGCACCGGTGTCTGTCGAGCGTCGGCTCGTCCTGGGCCTGTGGTGTGTGGGGCTGGCGGCATTCGCAGCGATGTATGCGCCGCAGGGACTGCTCCCGCAGATCGCTCGCGAGATGTCGGTCGATGCATCCCAGGCGGCATTGCTGATATCAGCGGCCACGTTGGGCCTCGCTGTGTCTGTGCTGCCGTGGGCGTGGGTGGCCGACAGGTTCGGGCTGCGGTCGGCGATGCGGACGGCGGCCGCGGCGGCCGCGGTGTGCGCTGTCGTCGTGCCCTTCTCGCAGACCTTCGAGATGCTGCTCGCGGGGCGGCTGATTCACGGTGTTGCGCTCGGCGGCATCCCCGCGCTCGCGATGACGTTGTCGCACGACCTCGCCTCCCCGGCACGTGCCGCGACGGTCGCGGGCAGCTACGTCGCCGCCACCTCGGTGGGCGGACTCGGTGGGCGCCTGTTCGCGGTGCCTGCCGCGGACCACTGGGGTTGGCGGACCGGGCTTCTGGTTCTCGGTATCGCCGTCGCGGTGCTGATGGTCACGATGATCTGCCTGCTACCCCGCCCGGACGCAGCGCCACGGGGTCGCGGCACCGTGGACTCGCTGGTCACGCACCTGCGCGATCCCGGGATGTGGCCGATCCTGATCGTCGGCATGCTGCTTTCCGGCGCGATGATGACGGTGTTCAACTACCTACCTTTCAGGCTGGCGGGAGCGCCGTACGAGCTTGCGCCGACCGCGATCTCGCTGGTGTTCTTGACTTATCTCGGCGGCACAGCGGGATCCCGGGCAGCCGGACGGCTCGGCGGGCGCTTTGGCCCGACCGTCGTGCTGGGCGCCGCCGGAGTGACGATCGCCCTCGGTGCGGCCGTCACCCTGTCGGGCTCTCTGGTGGTGATCATCTCCGGGGTCGCTGTGTTGACCACGGCGTTCTTCGTCGGGCACGCGGTCGCGTCGAGCATGGTCGCCGCACGGGCCGAGCGGGGACGTTCGCAGGCCACCGCGCTGTACACGATCGGGTACTACGCAGGTTCCAGCGTGTTCGGATGGCTCGGAGGTGTCGCCTGGTCGGGTGGCCAGTGGATGGCTGTCGCGTCGGCGGTCATGCTGCTGGGTGTGTTGACGACGGTGTTCGCTGCCGCGTCGGTCCGCCGCGGTGGTCAGACAGACACAGAGATGCCGTCTGCGGCGCTGACCCGAGCAGCATGA
- a CDS encoding TetR/AcrR family transcriptional regulator, which yields MRRKPNPAERRRHLCDAAIALLAEEGARGLSHLKVDRSAGVPDGTTSFYYRTRSALLHGVADQIVGYDVEAFAEAFKGQAQLDGQAILAMLAEQMIRIREEPSLSRTRARLELTMLAKRDADLATGFQEVFERYRSLAERLVIGMQPAQTPLDRALVAEQGSVLMTFLSGMVFGFANGATQPATRDHIQSQIRAVILGVAAEHG from the coding sequence ATGCGACGAAAGCCCAACCCGGCCGAGCGACGACGTCACCTGTGTGACGCCGCCATCGCCCTGCTGGCCGAGGAGGGCGCACGAGGGCTCAGCCACCTGAAGGTCGACCGGAGCGCCGGCGTCCCCGACGGGACGACGTCGTTCTACTACCGGACCCGCTCGGCGTTGCTGCACGGCGTCGCCGATCAGATCGTCGGTTACGACGTCGAGGCGTTCGCCGAGGCCTTCAAGGGTCAGGCCCAGCTCGACGGTCAGGCGATCCTGGCGATGCTCGCAGAACAGATGATCCGGATCCGCGAAGAGCCCAGCCTGTCACGAACGCGCGCACGCCTCGAGTTGACCATGTTGGCCAAACGTGACGCCGACCTCGCGACGGGTTTTCAAGAGGTGTTCGAGCGATACCGCTCGCTGGCGGAGCGACTCGTCATCGGCATGCAGCCGGCCCAGACTCCGCTGGATCGAGCGCTCGTCGCCGAACAGGGCTCGGTGCTGATGACGTTTCTCAGTGGGATGGTGTTCGGCTTCGCCAACGGTGCGACACAGCCGGCCACGCGCGACCACATCCAGAGCCAGATTCGCGCGGTGATTCTCGGCGTGGCCGCCGAACACGGCTGA